The genomic stretch GCCACCCTTGATTGAATCAATTGTAGTTAGCCACACCTTAACACTATCAGACGAAGATCCAGAATACGTTATCACCTATAATGACTTCGTTTATTTAACTAATAGTCCTAAACCTTTCTTTCCTTTTACAAGAACCGATATTGATAAACAAGCTTTCTATCTGGGCTTTAGTTTACCATTAGCTAGAACAGAATTTTCCAATCGTAATATCAGCCTGTTTAACTGGGTAAATGAGGTTAAATATGGAGAAAAATTAGTACCATTGTCACCAAATAAAAGCAAAAAAAATGGAGAACCTGGCTCAATAGTTATCCATAATTTTTGCCTGACTAAGAATATCTCATTAGCCGGATGTGAGGTTAAAATTTTCGGCACCAATTGGGAACCTAATATACCGGAATTATTAGATAGAGAAGCTAATTCAGAACAGGAATTAGAAATCCGTTTAGAAATTCCTGCTGATGCAAAACTAGAAGATAAAGATCGCGGGTTTTTACAAGTTATTCAAAACAAGAATTCATCAATTGTTTACAATGCAGTCTTCGAGACAATTGTAGGTACACAATTGCCTAAAACTGAACAAGTTCAACTATTATGGGAATATTGGGATGGCCAAGCATGGCAACAACTAACCATAAGAGATGAAACCGAAAACTTTACCCGTTCCGGTTTAATTGAATTTTTGCCACCAGGGGATTTTGCACCAAGGGAAGACTTTAATTTACCTCCCCGTTATTGGCTGCGGGTTCGATGGTTCAAGGGTGACTACGACGTTGAACCTAGGCTGAAACAAGTACTGCTTAACACTACCATGGCAGCACAAACAGCTACGATCCAAATGGAAATTGTTGGCTCCAGTGACGGGACTGAAAATCAAACATTTCAGACAACTAGTCAGCCAATATTAGCAGGTCAAGAGCTGGAAGTGCGGGAACCGGAAATACCTTCTGCCCTAGAAAAGGACAAAATTATCCTTGAAGAAGGGGAAAAGGCTATTACGGTTACTACTAATGACACCGGAAGACCGCAAGAGATTTGGGTCCGTTGGCATCAAGTCCCGGATTTCTATCAATCAGAACCACGGGATCGCCATTATGTCTTTGATAATCTTACTGGAAAAATCACCTTTGGGGATGGACACAATGGACTGATTCCTCCTTCTGGTAAAGGCAATATCCGCATGAGTCGCTATCAAACTGGTGGTGGAACTGCTGGAAACAAACCGGCTGGGGCGATTGTCCAACTCAAAACCACAGTCCCCTATGTGGACAAAGTGATTAACCATCAAGCAGCAACAGGGGGGGCCCAAGCGGAAAGCCTTGACTCCCTAATCGAGCGGGCACCTAAGGAAATTCGCCATCGTCAGCGTGCTGTGACTAGGGAAGACTACGAAGATTTAGCCAAGCTGGCTTCACCAGAGGTAACCAGAGCCAAGTGTGTACCCATAGCCAATTTGAAAACCAATCCCCTGGATCCCAACCCGGATTTAGCCGGAGCAGTCAGCGTGATTATTGTACCCCGCTCCACGGAAGCTAAACCCCTACCCAGTTTGGAGCTAATCAAAAGCGTCCAAAACTACCTACAAGCCTACACCGAACCCACAGTGGCAATCTCTGTAGTGGGCGCTCTCTATGTCCGTGTCGATATTACCACTAAAATTGCGGTCACTTCCCTAGAAGGATCTCGTGAGGTAGCACAAAGGGTGGAACAAACCTTAGCTAGTTTTCTGCATCCCCTCACGGGGGGTTTTGACGGAATGGGTTGGAATTTTGGTCGTCAACCCTATAAATCCGACTTATACCGACTACTGGAGAGAGTGCCGGGAGTAGACCATGTTTCTAGTTTGGATGTGGTTCAAATTGAAGAGCCACAAGGTGCTAGCGAGACTAATCGCTTTTTAGTCTATTCCGGCAACCACACCATCAATTTAACCTTTGTGGAATCCTGAGGAGGGTAGCTGATGCCAATAGAATTGCCTAATCTTGATGACCGCACCTATGATGACTTGGTGCAAGAAGCCCTGGGTATGATTCCCAGCTATGCCCCCGAATGGACTAATCACAATCCTTCTGATCCTGGTATTACCGTTATTGAGCTGTTTGCCTACCTTACCGAAATGGTGCTCTATCGGCAAAATCGGGTGACAGAGGCGAATATGCGGATGTTTTTACAACTGCTGAATGGACCAGATTGGCAGCAAAAGGAGGATTTACAGACAGAGATTAAAGAGGCAATTACCCAAGTACGCGATCGCTACCGAGCCATCACCTGTGCCGACTTTGTGGAATTAGCCCAAGAAGTAAAACCAGATAATACAGATGATACCGTTGCGAGGGCACACTGTATACCTCGACGTAACCTGGACTCGGAAAATCCCTTAGTCGAACCTGTGGATCAACCAGGTCATGTGAGTATTGTGATTATCCCCGACAGCACTAATCGTGAAAATAGCCCTCCTCAACCAAGCTCATTGCTGATTAACGAGGTAAAAAACCACTTAGAAGAACGGCGATTGATTGGCACGGCAATCCATGTAGTTGTGCCACGGTACATCACCATTAGCATCAGATTAACCATACACCTCAACCGAGAAGCAGACGTAGCAACCACTAGGGACAAGATAAATCAGGCACTGGAAAACTTTTTCGATCCCCTACCAAATCCTGACAATCCTCAAGGTTGGCCATTTGGTCGAAATGTTTATGTTTCCGAACTTTATCAACTACTTGATGAACTAGACTTTGTGGATTATATCACCAAAACCAACGAGCAAGACGAAGTATTTTTTCCTAATCCTGATGCCATTGCCAATGAGGAACGCTTAGTTCCCAACACAGGACAGCTAAGTGCCATCCAGCTTAAACCAGAAGAATTAGTTGATTTAGATCTTAGCAACAGCACTATAGATATCATCTCCCCCATAAAAACCGTTGATTTCACCGGATAAAGACTAAAATAAAACCAATGACAAACTCAGCCCGTTCTCCCAGTAAACTTTTAGACTATCTGCCAGAGATTTATCAAAGCGATCCTTTCGTCGGTCAATTTTTACTACCCTTTGAAAAGATTCTTTTCGGTAGTCCAGATGGGGTAAATTTTTCTGAGCAAGGTTTAGAAGAAAAAATTGCCCGTATTTCTAATTACTTCCATCCCCAAGAAACACCCCCAGACTTCCTGCCCTGGTTATCTAGCTGGGTGGCGTTGAGTCTTAGAGCAGATTTAGATGTCCAAAAACAACGGAATTTTCTGGCCAATACCGTCAGATTGTATCGTTTTCGAGGGACGAAAGCCAATTTACAAACACTGCTAGAATTATTTCTAGAGGACGAGGAAAAAGTCACCATTATCGACGCTTCCAATGCCGAATTTCAAATTGGTGACTCCGAACTCCTGAACCAAATTGATGACCCCGAAGAACTTCCCTCGCGATCGCTCCTGGGTAGAGGCACTTACCTTGGTGGTGGTATCCCCCACTTTTTTATAGTAAGAATCACTCCAGCTCAAGGATTAACCCAAGAGCAACTCGACCGACAAATAGAAATTGCTACTGCCATCATCGAACAGGAAAAACCAGCCCATACCAAGTACAGACTAGAAATTATTTATCCTGACACCATGCAGATTGGTACTTTTGATCCTAATTCTGGAAAAGGTACCGGTTCCCAGATTGGAATTGATACTATTTTTGGCAAAATTCCCGAAAATGACGACCCTATTCTAGAGGATATCTCCCAAATTTTTTTATACTGAATTTTGCCCCCCTAGCCCCCCCAGGGGGAAGAGTCAATTTGCTTCTAAAAGTCCCCCGCCCCCCTAACCCCCCAATTCTGGGGGGAATTAGCGGATGCTTCGCTTTTTTACAGATGGGGACCAACGGGGGCTTGGATGTAGCAAATGAGACTTCTCAGACAACCTCTTAGGAGAGTAAGTACCTGGACGACTGTACTAACTTGTGTAAAGTTGCCAAAAGTCCCCCTGCTCCCTGCTCCCTGCTCTCTGCTCCCTGCTCCCTGCTCCCTGCTCCCTATTTCAAAAGTTAATTTTACTTTTTTCCGACTACTTAACGAATATGACAGATATACAACGCCCCAACTACTTTACTGCCCAGTTTTTAGTAGAAGAAGACTTTAACGATGAGCAAGCCTACCATCGTGACATGCGCCTGCGTCACAATCGTTTCCTCCATGAATGGGGTGTGGTGGAAGGATTAGAAGTAACTAAAGTCGGCGATAAAAGAATTGCGGTTAGTGAAGGCATGGCCATTGATAAAGATGGTCGAGAAATTATTGTTTTACCCAATTCTCCCGTACCGAAAACGATTAACTTAGATGGATTACCACTCAATACAACTATTGAAATTACCATCATCTATCACGAAATTAAGGATAAGCCTTACCGACTAGGTAACGAAACTAAATACACTCGCACCACTGAACGTCCCAAATTTATCATCTACGGTGGTAAACAAAGGGAACACTGTGATGACGATGAAGTAGAGGTCAGAACTGGTAGTGCCCCTACCGATGATAATGTGATTATTTTGGCACGGGTGACCCTAGATAACAACGGGTTCATTGATCAGGTGGATAACTCTGTACGGAAACTAGCCAGTGCTAAGTTATCTACCCTAGATAAGTTAGAGGTAGATGGTACGATTTCCGCCACCAACTTAAACCTGACAGGAGACTCAACTATCGATGGTTCCCTGACAGTGAATGGAAACCTGGAAGTAAAAGGGGATGTGATTGCCCGTGATACCGAGCATATTGCTGGGGATGTGTCCTTGGGGGACCAAGACAGTGATGAAGTGAAAGTTACAGGAGTAATTCGCTCCGGGCATTCATCTGGAGCACTGAGGGTGGATGATGGGTTACATACCACTGGTCCTCTGACAGTAGATGGTAATGTTGGTATTGGTACAACTAATCCTAGTCAAAAATTAGAGGTAAATGGAACTGTCAAAGCCACTAGGTTTGAAGGGGATGGTTCTGGTTTAACCGGTATTAGTGCTGGAAAGTGGTCTGATGCTAGTAGTAACAGGATTTACTATAACGCTGGCAATGTCGGCATTGGCACAAATAATCCTATTGAAAAATTAGAGGTGACTGGAACGGTCAAGGCCATTGCTAATCATACGGGCAGAGATTCAGCCTACGGAGTTTACAGCCAAGCACAAGGCAGTGACAGTGGCTCTAAATTTGGTTTGTATGCACAAGCAACGGGTGGTACCAGTGGTATCAGATATGGTGTTTTCGGTGGTGCTTCTGGTGGACACACTCAATATGGTGGCTATTTCACTGCTAATAATACAGGCAATACTACCGCCTACGGAATTCAAAGCGTTGTACATGGCAATGGCAATGGCACTAAATATGGTTTGCTAGCACGAGCAGCAGGTGGTACCAGTGGTGCCCGATTTGGTGTCCACGGTCATGCTTCTGGTGGACAAACTCAATATGGTGGCCATTTCACTGCTACTAATACCGGCAATAGTACCGCCTTCGGAGTTCAAAGCACTGTAGCGGGCAATGAAAATGGCACTAAATATGGTTTGTTTGCACAAGCAGTAGGTGGTACCACTGGTAGCCGATTTGGTGTCAGGGGTATTGCCTCTGGTGGTAGCGTTCAATATGGTGGCCATTTCACTGCTACTAATACCGGCAATACTACCGCCTACGGAGTTCACAGCCAAGTAGCGGGCAATGGCAATGGCACTAAATATGGTTTGCTAGCACAAGCAACGGGTGGTACCACTGGTAGCCGATTTGGTGTCAGGGGTAGTGCTTCTGGGGGACAAACTCAATATGGTGGCTATTTCATTGCTACTAATACGGGCAATACTACCGCCTTCGGAGTTCAAAGCGTTGTAGGTGGCAATGAAAATGGCACTAAATATGGTTTGTATGGACAAGCAACAGGTGGTACCAGTGGTAGCCGATTTGGTGTCTACGGCAGAGCCAATGCTCAGAATAATAGCAGTGCAATTGTATACGGTGTCTACGGTGTTGCCAGTGGTGGCAAGACTAGTTATGCTGGCTACTTCCAAGGTAATGCAAATGTAACAGGTAATTTAACCGCTGGTCGTGTCGGTATTGGCATCACAAATCCTACTGAAAAATTAGAGGTGGCTGGAACGGTTAAAGCCACTAAGTTTGAAGGGGATGGTTCTGGTTTAACTGGGATTAGCGCTGGTGGTGAAACCAAGTGGTCTGATGGTGATAGTAACAGTATTTACTATAATGCTGGCAATGTTGGTATTGGCACAACTAATCCACAATCTCTTTTGCAAGTTGGATTAGGAGGTACGAATGCCCCTCGCCCCTGGATGACAAGAGGACTACAAGTTGCTTGGGATACTGACCATCTATTTCTAGGATTGAAAGATGAAGGGGCAGATCGCAAAGATTCTGTACTGGCATGGGGAGATAATACGAATGATGCATTCAGATTCATTTTTGCTGCTTCACGTGGTGCTGCAGATGGTCAAGAAATAATGAGGTTACAGCCAAACGGCAATGTCGGTATTGGCATCACAAATCCTACTGAAAAATTAGAGGTCACTGGAACTGTAAAAGCTACTAGGTTTGAAGGGGATGGTTCTGGTTTAACTGGTATTAGTGGCGACGGACAGTGGCAGACCTTATCCGGTAACCGTATTCGCTATAATGGCGGTGTTTTGGTTGGTAATTACCTTCTCTCTAGAACTAATGACTCCCAAGAAAGAGGAGTATCCGGTGCCAGCTTCGCCATAACAGAAACAGTAAATAAGATTCCGCGATGCTACGGTGTTAGGGGTCATTTCCAGGGTTTTCTAACGTCTATCGTTGTAAAAGATGAAAAACATCCAGACGACGAAATTATAGTTAAAGATGAGGCTAATGATACCAGAGATGATAGTTTTGAAGCTCAGATTTCAATTTTAGGAGGCATTACTCCGGAAAACAGTCCTGAGTCTGTGAAATCTGGGGATTTTCTTGAACAGCGAACTGAGATCTCTGTAGAGGCAGTTGATACCATTAAAGGGGGTACTGTTCAACCTATTGATACCATTGAAGGAGACAAATCTCCACAGCCAATTCCAAAGCCAGGTTTTTTTAAATCTGGATATGGTGGCTATTTCACTGCTATCAATAATGGTACATCTACTGTCTACGGAGTTTACGGTGAAGTAACAGGTCGTCAAGGAAGTACGTCCTATGGTGTTTACGGTAGTGCCAAA from Moorena sp. SIOASIH encodes the following:
- a CDS encoding putative baseplate assembly protein, with amino-acid sequence MAIKAPKIDSRTAETIAAQVQQLLEQYTGETKDIQGTSGAIVNIFARFAEIIIERLNQVPNKNFLAFLDLLGASRLPPQPARVPLTFSLAAGTTVDAVVPKGTQVAAPPAEGEQDPVIFETERELVVTAAKLDSVFVRDPEQDLYSNHSSIITTPASPGVDIFRGNQPIEHSFYIGHSKLLGFAEIDTFKVTINLSQALGPPGEVQWQIWQETEDGANWQEITPSNNETTQGLTQSGDRDIQFSNITALPLTTVNSVTNRWLRCRLVTAITSVNQLPKIADIKLEATIRSTELLIETAFLNQLPVDLTKEFFPFGEKPKLGDTLYLASRQVFDQENAQITLQVNLVNPATETSGEPDDFPLPTRASSNLRLKWEFWNGKIWQELGIASLENSGFRDTTQVFTQSGQVAFTLFEKPATITINGVENFWIRVRISAGNYGREASYQQVEDSYQLQPATFAPPLIESIVVSHTLTLSDEDPEYVITYNDFVYLTNSPKPFFPFTRTDIDKQAFYLGFSLPLARTEFSNRNISLFNWVNEVKYGEKLVPLSPNKSKKNGEPGSIVIHNFCLTKNISLAGCEVKIFGTNWEPNIPELLDREANSEQELEIRLEIPADAKLEDKDRGFLQVIQNKNSSIVYNAVFETIVGTQLPKTEQVQLLWEYWDGQAWQQLTIRDETENFTRSGLIEFLPPGDFAPREDFNLPPRYWLRVRWFKGDYDVEPRLKQVLLNTTMAAQTATIQMEIVGSSDGTENQTFQTTSQPILAGQELEVREPEIPSALEKDKIILEEGEKAITVTTNDTGRPQEIWVRWHQVPDFYQSEPRDRHYVFDNLTGKITFGDGHNGLIPPSGKGNIRMSRYQTGGGTAGNKPAGAIVQLKTTVPYVDKVINHQAATGGAQAESLDSLIERAPKEIRHRQRAVTREDYEDLAKLASPEVTRAKCVPIANLKTNPLDPNPDLAGAVSVIIVPRSTEAKPLPSLELIKSVQNYLQAYTEPTVAISVVGALYVRVDITTKIAVTSLEGSREVAQRVEQTLASFLHPLTGGFDGMGWNFGRQPYKSDLYRLLERVPGVDHVSSLDVVQIEEPQGASETNRFLVYSGNHTINLTFVES
- a CDS encoding baseplate J/gp47 family protein, translating into MPIELPNLDDRTYDDLVQEALGMIPSYAPEWTNHNPSDPGITVIELFAYLTEMVLYRQNRVTEANMRMFLQLLNGPDWQQKEDLQTEIKEAITQVRDRYRAITCADFVELAQEVKPDNTDDTVARAHCIPRRNLDSENPLVEPVDQPGHVSIVIIPDSTNRENSPPQPSSLLINEVKNHLEERRLIGTAIHVVVPRYITISIRLTIHLNREADVATTRDKINQALENFFDPLPNPDNPQGWPFGRNVYVSELYQLLDELDFVDYITKTNEQDEVFFPNPDAIANEERLVPNTGQLSAIQLKPEELVDLDLSNSTIDIISPIKTVDFTG
- a CDS encoding phage tail protein, with protein sequence MTNSARSPSKLLDYLPEIYQSDPFVGQFLLPFEKILFGSPDGVNFSEQGLEEKIARISNYFHPQETPPDFLPWLSSWVALSLRADLDVQKQRNFLANTVRLYRFRGTKANLQTLLELFLEDEEKVTIIDASNAEFQIGDSELLNQIDDPEELPSRSLLGRGTYLGGGIPHFFIVRITPAQGLTQEQLDRQIEIATAIIEQEKPAHTKYRLEIIYPDTMQIGTFDPNSGKGTGSQIGIDTIFGKIPENDDPILEDISQIFLY
- a CDS encoding tail fiber domain-containing protein, producing the protein MTDIQRPNYFTAQFLVEEDFNDEQAYHRDMRLRHNRFLHEWGVVEGLEVTKVGDKRIAVSEGMAIDKDGREIIVLPNSPVPKTINLDGLPLNTTIEITIIYHEIKDKPYRLGNETKYTRTTERPKFIIYGGKQREHCDDDEVEVRTGSAPTDDNVIILARVTLDNNGFIDQVDNSVRKLASAKLSTLDKLEVDGTISATNLNLTGDSTIDGSLTVNGNLEVKGDVIARDTEHIAGDVSLGDQDSDEVKVTGVIRSGHSSGALRVDDGLHTTGPLTVDGNVGIGTTNPSQKLEVNGTVKATRFEGDGSGLTGISAGKWSDASSNRIYYNAGNVGIGTNNPIEKLEVTGTVKAIANHTGRDSAYGVYSQAQGSDSGSKFGLYAQATGGTSGIRYGVFGGASGGHTQYGGYFTANNTGNTTAYGIQSVVHGNGNGTKYGLLARAAGGTSGARFGVHGHASGGQTQYGGHFTATNTGNSTAFGVQSTVAGNENGTKYGLFAQAVGGTTGSRFGVRGIASGGSVQYGGHFTATNTGNTTAYGVHSQVAGNGNGTKYGLLAQATGGTTGSRFGVRGSASGGQTQYGGYFIATNTGNTTAFGVQSVVGGNENGTKYGLYGQATGGTSGSRFGVYGRANAQNNSSAIVYGVYGVASGGKTSYAGYFQGNANVTGNLTAGRVGIGITNPTEKLEVAGTVKATKFEGDGSGLTGISAGGETKWSDGDSNSIYYNAGNVGIGTTNPQSLLQVGLGGTNAPRPWMTRGLQVAWDTDHLFLGLKDEGADRKDSVLAWGDNTNDAFRFIFAASRGAADGQEIMRLQPNGNVGIGITNPTEKLEVTGTVKATRFEGDGSGLTGISGDGQWQTLSGNRIRYNGGVLVGNYLLSRTNDSQERGVSGASFAITETVNKIPRCYGVRGHFQGFLTSIVVKDEKHPDDEIIVKDEANDTRDDSFEAQISILGGITPENSPESVKSGDFLEQRTEISVEAVDTIKGGTVQPIDTIEGDKSPQPIPKPGFFKSGYGGYFTAINNGTSTVYGVYGEVTGRQGSTSYGVYGSAKGAGNNYAGYFNGRVHVTGNIIANNLQQKSSRQFKENINTLAIEDAIETLEGLNPVQFRYKEDHQKETHIGFIAEDVPDLVASRDRKTLSPMDIVAVLTKVVKEQNNTISLLMEKVQTLEQKSQSSAF